A genomic window from Pecten maximus chromosome 2, xPecMax1.1, whole genome shotgun sequence includes:
- the LOC117320014 gene encoding uncharacterized protein LOC117320014: MTTMTSRGITSSTLPCILYDIGRMKARPKQTLDIDMGDSNTFRFGEKGHRVRFKEPMKCRDKLLRYPGVDDILNSGGIRKEPLVPYEDNEIKVNPDQYQQRGERKTEVDERLLDGYIGRVCLAAAMEERDNYGIMDPYDGHVTNPEALMQAFEDSRFEKKVKKDKKGKWNKKEKKRKMAEEYLVTESCDQSTAQMVSVPLKEFRYLVNSEVESKARIIHDYYLYQWDNMQRDRIEAYRSLITWKDQFEQANGLLRRVKLELEKMTLSRDTLMAEIECMKKNKRRRSGAQRRRTRELAKSQSSALAQASDPSMSRSIEGSQSFEEDCSR, translated from the exons ATGACAACCATGACGTCGCGTGGAATAACAAGTTCAACTTTGCCTTGCATTCTTTACGACATCGGCAGGATGAAGGCGCGGCCAAAACAAACGCTGGACATTGATATGGGAGACTCGAATACGTTTCGTTTCGGAGAAAAGGGACACAGGGTTCGTTTTAAGGAGCCTATGAAATGCCGGGACAAACTTTTACGTTACCCGGGAGTAGATGACATATTGAACAGCGGTGGTATCAGGAAAGAACCACTTGTTCCTTATGAGGACAATGAAATCAAAGTAAATCCTGACCAATACCAGCAACGAGGGGAAAGGAAAACAGAAGTTGACGAAAGACTTTTGGACGGTTATATTGGGAGAGTCTGCCTAGCGGCTGCTATGGAAGAAAGAGACAATTACGGAATAA TGGATCCCTACGATGGTCACGTGACAAATCCGGAAGCTCTAATGCAGGCATTCGAAGATAGCCGATTTGAAAAGAAAGTTAAAAAGGACAAGAAGGGAAAGTGGAACAAGAAGGAAAAGAAGCGAAAAATGGCGGAAGAATATTTGGTCACAGAGAGTTGTGATCAATCAACAGCACAGATGGTGTCGGTTCCTCTAAAGGAGTTCCG ATACCTTGTCAACTCAGAAGTGGAATCAAAGGCACGTATAATTCACGACTATTACCTGTACCAGTGGGATAATATGCAGAGGGACCGTATAGAAGCCTACAGAAGTCTGATCACATGGAAAG ACCAATTCGAGCAAGCAAATGGTTTGTTGCGGCGAGTTAAATTGGAACTGGAGAAGATGACGCTGTCACGTGATACCCTAATGGCTGAG ATCGAGTGCATGAAGAAAAACAAACGAAGGCGCAGTGGTGCTCAGCGGAGACGTACACGAGAACTTGCAAAATCTCAGTCCAGTGCACTTGCTCAGGCTAGCGACCCTTCTATGTCCAGGAGTATTGAAGGCAGCCAAAGTTTCGAAGAAGATTGTTCTCGTTGA